One window from the genome of Actinoplanes teichomyceticus ATCC 31121 encodes:
- a CDS encoding Daple yields MNGWVNGENPWSNPGAAREQEADVPPWRRGDIGRQPFPERPFGPAPSSAAPAPASPPGLVDPPQSTEIPPSGNTDITSPWSGDRSRLADILGHRPRPVDAESAARATSGPPVNAPAPASAPPYPYEGDLDDSYRTTAPATVQRAAVPMARPARQARADWTPGEPGQTQGDPLSRTDAPSEPIRSRHALVNETLAQGLPRVEPAAPAGDQRSVDNEPATGLPTYDASSFPRRGYEPGPVAYPPATDDPTPPYTSPAYPGFPSTRPGRPESGEPAEGAAPGGALDEPSGVLPQRVPAQPDVPRVPEPPSVEPSAEAPALARIATHLRRGDVVPAQERQEGFDVQAILAAVREVDGVRDASLRATPAGAHSLRLDLADGADAAEVSRHVARLLQERMGLDAAMPGDAGALRPAAPFVPAQAARSGRASVKPVSPAPPPAAATSAPPAPAPVSAAPAFAPPAAPAFPPPTTPAFPPPAAPVSAAPVSATPAAPVSAVPTTPAAPEPQPAAVVPRDLNKPRPLDPGDRPGPRVLIENVHVNTFGADATVEVRLRAGARSASGVASGPAVDGYLLRLCATATAGAVDELLSTSTHADGPARCFVEHASAVSFGSTQVAVVVLLLSCGGGWVEQLAGSAVVTGDDRHAMVRATLAAVNRRVEALLA; encoded by the coding sequence TGGACCCGCCGCAGTCCACCGAGATTCCCCCTTCCGGGAACACCGACATAACGTCGCCGTGGTCCGGCGATCGCAGCCGGCTCGCTGACATTCTCGGACACCGGCCGCGCCCGGTCGATGCGGAGTCCGCCGCCAGGGCGACTTCGGGTCCTCCGGTCAACGCTCCGGCCCCCGCCAGCGCGCCCCCTTACCCGTACGAAGGGGACCTCGACGACTCGTACCGCACCACCGCGCCGGCCACCGTGCAGCGCGCCGCCGTGCCGATGGCCCGGCCGGCCCGGCAGGCCCGCGCCGATTGGACGCCCGGTGAGCCGGGCCAGACCCAGGGAGATCCACTGAGCCGTACCGACGCGCCGTCCGAACCGATCCGCTCCCGGCACGCGCTGGTCAACGAGACGCTGGCACAGGGCCTTCCCCGGGTGGAGCCCGCCGCGCCGGCGGGGGACCAGCGATCGGTGGACAACGAGCCCGCCACGGGCCTGCCGACGTACGATGCCTCCAGCTTCCCGCGCCGGGGCTACGAGCCCGGGCCGGTCGCCTACCCGCCCGCCACCGACGACCCGACACCCCCGTACACCTCGCCCGCGTACCCGGGCTTCCCCAGCACCCGTCCCGGTCGGCCGGAGAGCGGCGAACCCGCGGAAGGCGCCGCGCCGGGCGGAGCGCTGGACGAGCCGAGCGGGGTGCTGCCCCAGCGCGTACCGGCCCAGCCGGACGTGCCCCGAGTTCCGGAGCCGCCCTCCGTGGAGCCATCGGCCGAGGCGCCCGCCCTCGCGCGTATCGCGACGCACCTGCGCCGCGGTGACGTCGTGCCCGCGCAGGAGCGCCAGGAAGGCTTCGACGTGCAGGCCATCCTGGCCGCGGTGCGCGAGGTGGACGGCGTCCGGGACGCGTCGCTGCGCGCCACCCCGGCCGGCGCGCACAGCCTCCGGCTGGACCTCGCCGACGGCGCCGACGCGGCCGAGGTGAGCCGCCACGTCGCCCGCCTGCTGCAGGAACGGATGGGCCTGGACGCGGCGATGCCCGGCGACGCGGGCGCGCTGCGGCCCGCCGCGCCGTTCGTGCCGGCGCAGGCCGCCCGGTCCGGGCGCGCCTCGGTGAAGCCGGTCTCCCCGGCCCCGCCGCCGGCCGCCGCGACCTCGGCACCGCCCGCCCCGGCCCCGGTCTCGGCCGCCCCGGCGTTCGCGCCGCCGGCCGCGCCGGCCTTCCCCCCGCCGACGACGCCCGCCTTCCCCCCGCCGGCCGCCCCGGTCTCGGCCGCGCCGGTCTCCGCGACCCCGGCCGCGCCGGTCTCCGCCGTCCCGACCACCCCGGCGGCCCCGGAGCCCCAGCCGGCCGCGGTCGTCCCGCGTGACCTCAACAAGCCCCGCCCGCTCGACCCGGGTGACCGCCCCGGCCCCCGCGTGCTGATCGAGAACGTGCACGTCAACACGTTCGGCGCGGACGCCACGGTGGAGGTGCGGCTGCGCGCCGGCGCCCGGTCCGCGTCCGGTGTCGCCAGCGGCCCGGCCGTCGACGGCTACCTGCTGCGCCTGTGCGCCACGGCCACCGCCGGTGCGGTCGACGAGCTGCTCTCCACCTCGACGCACGCGGACGGTCCGGCGCGCTGCTTCGTCGAGCACGCGTCCGCCGTCTCGTTCGGCTCCACCCAGGTCGCCGTCGTGGTGCTGCTGCTGTCCTGTGGTGGCGGCTGGGTCGAGCAGCTGGCCGGCTCGGCGGTCGTCACCGGTGACGACCGGCACGCGATGGTGCGCGCCACACTGGCGGCGGTCAACCGCCGCGTCGAGGCACTCTTGGCTTGA